The Brachyspira hyodysenteriae ATCC 27164 sequence AAGAAAATATAGTTGAAGAGATTGATGATTCAAAAAAAATATCTGCTAAAAAAAGAGAAGAGCTTTATGATAAAATTATAGATAAAGCTTTATGCTATAGTATTTATTCTGTTGATTCAAAAACTATAGATGAAATAAATATTTATAATGCTGTAAAACTTGCTATGGTTAATGCTGTTAATAATTTGAATATTAAACCGGATATATTATTAATAGATGCTGTAAAGTTAGATATTAATATAAAGCAATGCTCCATAACTAAAGGCGATGCCAAATCATATAGTATAGGCTGTGCAAGTATAGTTGCTAAAGTATATAGAGATAGAATGATGAATGAACTTCCGGATTTTTATCAAAAATATAAAGTTTCAAAAAATAAAGGATATGGAACTAAAGAGCATATGAAAACTATAGAAATGTATGGACCAAGCGATATGCATAGATATTCTTTTGAGCCTATAAAATCAAATTATAAAAAAACAGAAGATGATTTATTATTATAAAATACTTGTTTTTGATCAATTTTATGATAATATATTCATATGATTAATAGTAATATAAAATTAATAGCAACAGATTTAGACGGTACATTTTTTAATAGCAGCAGTGCTATAAGCGATTATAATAAAGATGTTTTTCAATTTCTTATGAAAAACGGCATAGAAATAATACTTGCTACAGGAAGATCTTTAAGCGGTATGAAAAATTATAAAGATATCATAGCTAATAATAATGATTCTATAATATTCAAT is a genomic window containing:
- a CDS encoding ribonuclease HII; its protein translation is MDMFLDNKADKFVYEKEYLSLGYKYICGIDEVGRGCLFGPVTVAAVIMPLELYNENELKKENIVEEIDDSKKISAKKREELYDKIIDKALCYSIYSVDSKTIDEINIYNAVKLAMVNAVNNLNIKPDILLIDAVKLDINIKQCSITKGDAKSYSIGCASIVAKVYRDRMMNELPDFYQKYKVSKNKGYGTKEHMKTIEMYGPSDMHRYSFEPIKSNYKKTEDDLLL